One segment of Bradyrhizobium sp. WD16 DNA contains the following:
- a CDS encoding ATP-dependent Clp protease proteolytic subunit: MRDPVETYMNLVPMVVEQTNRGERAYDIFSRLLKERIIFLTGPVEDGMATLAVAQLLFLEAENPKKEISMYINSPGGVVTAGLAIYDTMQFIRPPVSTLCTGQAASMGSLLLAAGAKDMRFALPNARIMVHQPSGGFQGQATDIMLHAQEILNLKKRLNEIYVKHTGQPYQAIEDALERDKFLTAEMAKDFGLIDKVLEKRPEEHAVPKPAI, from the coding sequence ATGCGCGATCCGGTAGAAACCTACATGAACCTGGTGCCGATGGTGGTCGAGCAGACCAACCGCGGCGAACGGGCCTACGACATTTTTTCGCGGCTTCTCAAGGAGCGCATCATCTTCCTGACCGGCCCGGTCGAGGACGGCATGGCGACGCTGGCTGTCGCCCAGCTGCTGTTCCTCGAGGCGGAGAATCCGAAGAAGGAAATCTCGATGTACATCAATTCGCCGGGCGGCGTCGTCACCGCTGGCCTGGCGATCTACGACACCATGCAGTTCATCCGTCCGCCGGTGTCGACGTTGTGCACCGGCCAGGCCGCCTCGATGGGCTCGCTGCTGCTCGCCGCCGGCGCCAAGGACATGCGCTTCGCCCTGCCGAACGCGCGGATCATGGTGCACCAGCCGTCCGGCGGCTTCCAGGGCCAGGCCACCGACATCATGCTGCACGCCCAGGAAATCCTGAACCTCAAGAAGCGGCTCAACGAGATCTATGTCAAGCACACCGGTCAGCCCTACCAGGCGATCGAAGACGCGCTCGAGCGTGACAAATTCCTCACCGCCGAGATGGCCAAGGATTTCGGCCTGATCGACAAGGTGCTCGAGAAGCGTCCCGAGGAGCATGCGGTGCCGAAGCCGGCGATCTGA